The following coding sequences are from one Candidatus Acidiferrales bacterium window:
- a CDS encoding DinB family protein — protein MRRLIIFLLFILAIPAVAQPQKPPTLRSILLAQLHSTHDKSEWFVCADVAVANMTPEQASWTDGKGNHSVGQLTNHLVFWNERTLASLTGEKLAAYNGNNDETFNSFDAKSWTATVARLDAVLTKLENLVATADEAKLEAIAPTIAHINAHNAYHIGQIVFVRKEQGSWDASKGVK, from the coding sequence ATGCGACGCCTCATCATCTTCCTGTTGTTTATATTGGCCATTCCCGCCGTGGCGCAGCCGCAAAAGCCTCCGACGCTGCGCAGCATCTTGCTCGCGCAATTGCACAGCACGCACGACAAAAGCGAATGGTTCGTGTGCGCGGACGTCGCCGTCGCCAATATGACGCCCGAACAGGCCAGCTGGACCGATGGCAAAGGCAATCACTCCGTCGGGCAGCTTACGAATCATCTCGTCTTCTGGAACGAGCGCACGCTCGCGAGCCTGACCGGCGAGAAACTCGCAGCCTATAACGGCAACAACGACGAAACCTTCAACAGCTTCGACGCCAAGTCCTGGACCGCGACCGTCGCGCGCCTCGACGCCGTTCTCACGAAGCTCGAGAATCTTGTCGCCACCGCCGACGAGGCCAAGCTCGAAGCCATCGCTCCCACCATCGCGCACATCAATGCGCACAACGCCTATCACATCGGCCAAATCGTCTTCGTGCGCAAAGAGCAAGGCTCCTGGGACG